ACCGAGCTGAAGATTttctttgtaagaaaaaaaaaaagaaatctattttgttttccattttgtttttctttttttccatttttctttttgtttttgtttttcgggCAACCCCGAAAACACTTGCTGGTGGTTTATCCctacttattcaagaatttctgaggtttaaaaaaaccaacattCCCCATGAAATTACAATGGATGTCAGTCATCAGCGGATTTTCTCTATTAAACAGTATAGCGGTGGTCCATAGTATATACAATTGCCATAATGGGAGTTCCAGGTTGAAGAAGGTTTTCTATGAAATTTCTACCTACCCGTCACTGTAtgttgcagcagcagcagatgcTGACTGAGCCACCCTGTACGCAGCAGGATAACCTCCCTGAAGGGGAACATCATGTTACCAATGACCAAAGCTATGCCAGGGATATGAGTGTAGTGACTTACATAGACTTCTGCTCCATAGAGACCATCCTGATACAGAACTCTGATAAGAAAACGTGGAAAACATAATGGAATTGTTGCAGCATGCTcccagtacagttcagttcaacGGCACTGGTTTAGACCAGCTCAGTTCAATGTAGTTTACCTTAGTTTAGTCCAGCTCAGTTCAGTTTAGTCCTAGTCAGTCCAATCCAGTCCAGTTGAGTCCAGTCCAATTTAGTCTAGCTCAGTTCAGTTTACTTCAGCTTAGTccaatgattctcaaagtgtggtacacagGCTACCCTCCcgtggtacatgaaagaatcacttaattaaatacaatcaaGATAGATTTCGTCGAGGGGAGAACTGAGCTCAGTTTAATTTGAGTGTTCCTTAGTCCTATCCAATCCAGTTTTGGCCAGTCTAGTCTAGCCCAGTTTAGCCCAAGCAAGCTGAGTTTAGTCCAGTCCAGTTTAGTCCAACTCAGTTCAGTTAAGTTTAGTACTGCTCAGTCCAATCCAGTCCAATTTAGTCCAGTCTTGCCCAGTGtgttaatttgttttactttagtttAGTAAATTCGAGCTCAGTACAGCCCCGCCCAAAAAGTCTGGCCAGTTGAGAAGGTGAAAAAGGTTTAAGCTGTCAACAATTCAGCCGTTTAATTTCATGTATTTGGAAACACAACACATGTCGGGGGTCTTTTCACAAGCCCAgctagctcagttggtagagcatgagacCCACGTTGGGCGCCTGCTCTTTATGATACTTCATTAGCGACTAGAACAGGGTTGGGCAAAGAATAGTCCAAAGGGACCATATTATGAACAGTCCAATCCAGTTCAGTTGCATTCACATAAATGTAGTTGACTTTAGTTCTCCTCGGTCTATTTCAGTTAGTGTATAGGGAGTAATTCTGAAGCTGACATTGAGGGTGGAAACAATCCAGATTGTAGTTTACATCCTGTGCCACCATGCCAAACTCATATGCATGTCTTTACCCGGGGTAGGCGGGCACAGCAGCAGGAGTGGCGGCCGCGGAGCGGATGGCGTTATAGACGGTCCGACCCCGACCCCTCAGCGCTGAGCCGCGGTAGGCCAGAGCGGGCGCCGCCACCGGGTACGGGAAACCGGCGACTGTATGACGAGAAGAGGCAGCTGGATTAGAAACAAGTCAGTTGTTGCTTTGCTGTATTGTATTGCGTTATACTGTGTTTACTGACCCGTGTAAAGTTCCGGTGCGTACATGGCTCCCATGACAGGGTTGATTTTCCACCCAGAAGCTGCACAGACGAGAACACATTTACAGCTGAGAAATACGAGCAATCATTGATGAAGTTGTGTCTTACTTGAAAGGTCACCATTCACAAGCGGTGTTTGTGGCTTTTTGGTAACTACCCTTGCAGTGGCATTATTGACCTGAAgaggcaaataaataaataaataaataaatagatacaactgacaaatacaaaaatatatacaggcatcatctttttttccttagGAAGTCACCAATGTTTGGGTTCTCGCCATGACTAAAAATGAATATCCCTTATCCTGTCCATCCAGTGACTTGTTGCTATGGAAACCGGTGGCATATCTCACCTCAATCTTCCTCCCTTCCACAATTGTGCCATTCAGTTTCTCTCGTGCTCGGTCAGCCTCGGCTGCGCTCTCGAAAGTGACGAACCCAAATCCCTGCATGTGCATATACAGTTAGTGGGAGTTTTGTTAATATCTCCAATTTACATCTTAATCGAGTGCTTTTCAATTCCCTGATGCTTACCTTTGACCCCCTTTCATTGAAGATAATCTCTACATCCAGGATCTTTCCAAATTGCTGGAAGATAGATTTGTATTACAATGATGCTGAGTGTAAatatgatggttgttgttatttacagtgccatgaaaacgTATATGCTCCATCCTGATTTCCGATTTTGTTTTGCACATATATTACGCTTGCAACTGAAATCAGGCGTTTGCGTAACTGGTGATGAGTCTTGCGCATCGCTGTGGAGGGATTTTGTCTTGTCAGTAGACAGAACACTTCTCCAAAAGTCTTGTGGATCATCAAGATGTTTTTGGGAAATATGAGACAAGCgattgtgtttggttttgtcaGCCGTGATTTCCGTCTTCCCTATCGTTGAGTGGCAAGTGACACCTGATATTGCCCCTCTGAGTTCTTTTGTAACCTCCTGGATGACTCGTCGTTGTTGCACTCGTAGAGTCATTTTTGGTTGGAAGACCACACcggggaaggttcaccactgttcccagttttgttcatttgtggTTAGCTTGAGGCTCtataaccttttccagactgattgatttgaatcactttttttatttgcacttgAATTTATTTGGATTGTGGCTTGATGCATTGCTTTTTGACATCTTGCAGCCTACTACGTGATTTCTTAATTCAACAAAACTGGCCGTAATCAGGCCAGTGTATGGCCAATGAAATCGAAAACAGCTGTCCAAAAACACAATcacttttttcaccatttttaaagattttcatTTAAAGACTGCCTTTTCTATCcacttgggttgtctttgtgaGATATTAAAATTGTCTTGATGACGTGACACATTTAAGTGTgattgggaaaaaaaggaaatcagcAATTAGGAAGTGGGCAAATACGTTTTCACCgcattatatatactgtatacaagtCCGTACCCCAAACATCTGCCGGAGGTCAGGGTCCCGGAAGCGAAATGGGATGTTTGACACGTGGAGGCGTTTAGGCTGGGCCTTACCGGACCCCTCGTCATCACTCCCATTCCCCCCGCTGCCGCCAGATGTCACAGATGCGCTCAGAGCTTGGGGGTCTGAGGTCACGGGGGCCAATGCTTCCTCCTATGGGCCAAAGAAGGACAacggaccaaaaaaaaaagaaaggggaaacaggtggaaaaagagAGCTTGTGAGAGGAAGTGCAAGGACGGATGTGGGTGGTGGGCATTTGATCACTTCCTGGTTGTCTACAAGGCATCGCAAAACATTAGACAAGACATTTCCACCAGGTCAGGTGATCCAAACCAAAGAGCATTCCGCAACCAGTGATCCCTCTCAGGCAAATGTGAGGAGGCGTGACAGGAAGggggcatgggggggggggttcccgTTTTAGTGTCTCAAGACATGCTTGTAGAAAAGTACACCTACTAACTGTACTGCTGGTAAAATGCCTAATTGTGAATAAGAAAATACCATCATCAAATTTTGCCGCCATGCTCCGCCACACACAATGACGAAAAATCAACTATTCCAACATTTTGTGTCATCCGTCTGGTttgaattggacaaaattgATTGCAGATGTCAAGTTTTCAAGGATGGCCAAAAATACAGCTTGAACCCAAAATATCAGCCATCTGTGTATTTTCGAGCACTGCTTCTTTAGACGTTTTTATGTGGGTCCACTTATGATGGACTCGCCTGCCAAATTCCACACTGTGGGTGCTGAATTACAAGGGGACTTTCGATCAACCTCTGACTTTGTGGAGCTGAGTAACCAAGCCAAAATGGCCACTACAAACCAAGACGGCAGGCTTCCTCTGTATTTTGGATGATGGCTTCTTTAGACTTTTTAGTTTGTCTACTCaagatagacatgcctaccaaaggGTGCTGAATTTTCAGTCAATTCCGGGGGGACATATGAT
The genomic region above belongs to Phyllopteryx taeniolatus isolate TA_2022b chromosome 6, UOR_Ptae_1.2, whole genome shotgun sequence and contains:
- the rbfox1l gene encoding RNA binding protein fox-1 homolog 1-like; the protein is MLSSPTVILQPYGLPVYPQTTTCYPGIVQGGPTQEAGPGGADPALPQVYAAAPSYPAPGQGPPTSAGRLLDFSSAHPSSEYPEHAQLRVYQGPQLEGAEPLATINTEEALAPVTSDPQALSASVTSGGSGGNGSDDEGSGKAQPKRLHVSNIPFRFRDPDLRQMFGQFGKILDVEIIFNERGSKGFGFVTFESAAEADRAREKLNGTIVEGRKIEVNNATARVVTKKPQTPLVNGDLSTSGWKINPVMGAMYAPELYTVAGFPYPVAAPALAYRGSALRGRGRTVYNAIRSAAATPAAVPAYPGVLYQDGLYGAEVYGGYPAAYRVAQSASAAAATYSDGYGRVYTTAADPYHHSVGPTTTYGVGTVASLYRGGYNRFTPY